A window of the Desulforapulum autotrophicum HRM2 genome harbors these coding sequences:
- a CDS encoding PAS domain S-box protein has translation MNKSSTESLLADAGDPDDLLCCLFESILKGSATDASLDRIVSRLRLPESSLADFLLEKSCLLMAINIVVKDNSDLFANGQEELLPWLYLQQITDHIIKKTGIVYERVVKHGGRAFCQVDEHGVIVYANPKMLQLAGREELLNQPLSALFDEQEQRMINESLAFHGEKSPKLMVLNLQRADGACVPVGTELAPIMISGCHHGGYAGMVDISGPMESTMQVMEQSPLGILKTNTHYEIIYANPRAHKMCGLSGNMKGIPVESLCPDRKNREILQSQMKKRFENGTASEYEIEITRRDNGQRVPVMIAAMPERNIRGQITGSLAILRSLELEYAAEKINYHIATCNDTRDLLQKFVDEIANVCPFDLVVISAYSKNLHHVRSLFCSPEQEQRFRWWVMPPDLKRWIEHRASDDIFDLENFLSRPEWKALKENPEIRKLLKAELYSIIRCPIWDREEDQSSRLVSAVTFFRRGKKAFTEEDKKRLKSLPLVKTILATLHLEEKRKLSFRFKLIKKIFAACEDMHKVANLITSELVGFYEWNNVSIFRIDERDSVYRFHLLSQKAKDDDPDYLLPPHYKQRYDQGVLSHVYLTGKPIFTGNVKEDRDIKDYYLQGFESESNSELCVPIMAYGKVFWLLNIEDPLENAFSSDEVEELQVVLGEIGVILEKAFQHHFLREILQLASDAIIVIDNGWKVRQVNPAVEKLLGYPEMEMINFSLEKIFVNQDDWQWLKRGGQISGQEIQLGHKDSTVVAVYVSTFELPQEVGGGSVLLARDLSQIKRLEELDYLGKLYYEIAIQTKTPLSLLFKWIKRLQGETSPADRQDTLSKALKQLRKLTLTYDRLVLYDKKEGLVPYQPLLADIEEILELLPGEFPDSEWQKVLVTKEPDLPLLRVDIFQLTFCLETIISYLLRAASQESQVTISVGYHDGTITIKLRGIVPELPSTAAEIGTQASAQLTETISDMALGDAVIRTFIENHEGATYKRERQGDVCEYYIEFKAEKERSLL, from the coding sequence GTGAACAAATCCAGCACCGAATCTTTGCTTGCTGATGCCGGCGACCCCGATGATCTACTGTGCTGTCTCTTCGAATCAATTCTTAAAGGTTCTGCCACTGACGCTTCACTTGATCGTATTGTCAGCCGCTTGCGTCTGCCGGAATCTTCTCTTGCTGATTTTCTTTTAGAAAAGTCGTGTCTTTTGATGGCTATCAATATTGTTGTTAAAGACAATTCAGATTTGTTCGCCAATGGTCAGGAGGAACTTCTTCCCTGGCTGTATCTGCAGCAAATTACCGACCACATAATAAAAAAGACCGGCATTGTCTACGAACGGGTGGTGAAGCATGGTGGTCGAGCCTTTTGCCAGGTTGATGAGCATGGGGTGATCGTGTATGCCAATCCGAAAATGCTTCAGCTGGCCGGTCGGGAGGAATTGCTCAATCAGCCCCTATCCGCTTTGTTTGATGAGCAGGAACAGCGGATGATAAACGAATCTCTGGCTTTTCACGGTGAGAAATCTCCAAAATTAATGGTCCTCAATTTGCAGCGGGCCGATGGTGCCTGCGTCCCTGTGGGTACTGAGTTGGCGCCAATAATGATCTCGGGATGCCATCATGGCGGCTATGCCGGTATGGTAGATATTTCAGGGCCAATGGAGAGTACGATGCAGGTCATGGAACAGTCACCCCTGGGAATACTCAAGACCAATACCCACTACGAAATCATTTACGCCAACCCACGTGCCCATAAGATGTGTGGTCTCTCCGGCAATATGAAGGGAATCCCGGTTGAGAGTCTTTGTCCGGATAGGAAAAATCGTGAAATATTACAAAGTCAAATGAAAAAACGTTTCGAAAATGGAACAGCCAGTGAATATGAAATAGAAATTACACGAAGGGACAATGGTCAGCGAGTACCTGTGATGATAGCCGCAATGCCGGAGAGAAACATAAGAGGGCAAATTACGGGGAGTTTGGCAATACTCCGCAGTCTGGAGCTTGAATATGCGGCTGAGAAAATTAATTATCATATCGCGACCTGCAATGATACCAGGGACCTTTTGCAAAAATTTGTCGATGAAATAGCAAACGTTTGCCCATTTGATCTGGTCGTCATCTCTGCTTACAGTAAAAATCTGCATCATGTCCGATCTCTTTTCTGCTCGCCTGAACAGGAACAACGATTTAGATGGTGGGTGATGCCACCTGATTTGAAACGGTGGATTGAACATAGGGCAAGCGACGATATCTTTGATCTTGAAAATTTTCTTTCCCGTCCGGAATGGAAAGCATTAAAGGAAAATCCAGAAATAAGAAAGCTCCTCAAAGCAGAGTTGTATTCCATAATCCGCTGTCCCATATGGGACCGTGAAGAGGACCAAAGTTCCCGCCTCGTATCCGCGGTCACTTTTTTTCGACGGGGGAAAAAAGCCTTTACGGAAGAGGATAAGAAGCGTCTGAAGTCCTTACCCCTGGTTAAAACAATTCTTGCGACCCTCCACCTTGAAGAAAAGAGAAAACTTTCCTTTCGCTTCAAACTTATCAAGAAAATCTTTGCTGCCTGTGAAGATATGCACAAGGTTGCCAACCTGATCACCTCTGAACTGGTAGGCTTTTATGAATGGAATAATGTTTCAATCTTTAGAATAGATGAGCGGGACAGTGTTTATCGCTTCCATCTTTTAAGCCAAAAGGCTAAAGATGATGACCCAGACTACCTCCTTCCACCCCATTATAAACAACGATATGATCAGGGGGTGCTGAGTCATGTCTATCTGACCGGCAAGCCGATATTTACGGGCAATGTCAAAGAGGATAGGGATATCAAGGACTATTATCTGCAGGGATTTGAGAGTGAGAGTAATTCCGAACTCTGTGTGCCGATCATGGCCTATGGAAAAGTATTCTGGTTGTTGAATATCGAGGATCCCCTGGAAAATGCCTTTTCTTCGGATGAGGTGGAAGAACTGCAGGTTGTACTGGGGGAAATCGGTGTTATTCTCGAGAAGGCGTTTCAACATCATTTCCTGCGAGAGATCCTGCAATTGGCATCAGATGCAATCATTGTAATCGACAACGGGTGGAAGGTCAGACAGGTTAATCCTGCAGTGGAAAAACTGCTTGGCTATCCTGAGATGGAGATGATAAATTTTTCATTAGAAAAAATATTTGTTAATCAGGATGATTGGCAATGGTTGAAGAGGGGAGGGCAAATTTCTGGCCAGGAAATACAGTTGGGCCATAAAGACAGTACTGTCGTTGCTGTTTATGTTTCCACATTTGAATTACCCCAGGAGGTTGGTGGTGGATCGGTGCTGCTTGCCAGAGACCTCAGTCAGATTAAACGTCTTGAGGAACTTGATTATCTTGGCAAGCTTTATTACGAGATCGCCATTCAGACGAAAACCCCCCTTTCTCTTCTTTTTAAATGGATAAAACGTCTCCAGGGTGAGACTTCTCCGGCAGATCGCCAAGACACCCTGTCCAAGGCACTCAAACAGTTGCGCAAACTCACCCTCACCTATGACAGACTGGTACTCTATGATAAAAAAGAGGGATTAGTCCCATATCAGCCGTTACTTGCTGATATTGAAGAAATTCTTGAATTGCTGCCTGGGGAATTTCCAGATTCTGAGTGGCAAAAGGTCCTTGTCACTAAAGAACCTGATCTGCCGCTGCTGCGGGTAGATATTTTTCAGCTCACCTTTTGTCTTGAAACCATTATTTCCTATCTCCTGCGGGCTGCCAGTCAAGAGAGTCAGGTGACAATCAGCGTTGGCTACCATGACGGCACTATAACTATAAAATTGCGGGGCATCGTTCCTGAATTGCCAAGTACTGCTGCCGAAATTGGTACCCAGGCCAGTGCCCAACTCACTGAAACCATATCTGATATGGCTTTAGGAGATGCTGTTATTCGTACTTTTATCGAAAACCATGAAGGAGCGACCTATAAGAGGGAACGTCAAGGCGATGTGTGTGAATATTACATCGAATTCAAAGCTGAAAAGGAAAGGAGCTTGCTATGA